One genomic segment of Dehalogenimonas alkenigignens includes these proteins:
- a CDS encoding reductive dehalogenase: MSKYHATLSRRDFMKAVGLAGAGVGAAAAMAPGFKDLDDLAATSTNQSHPWWVKDREFNDPTNEIDWNTFKPYDNKINAMPTINQAAKDANTIRDNNIQKAAFASKAPGDSLRDYAFGQGSSFIGPDAPWDGPSASLPANAEGKRWEDTPENNLQMMRAALHTYGAVLTGALEVNDKTKKIFDASGFVFDSSDKGYQDEKKVYHIPEKCKYMLTFAVKQNYIQSLYQLRLDDSMPGGYGTKLALGNQAIGHAYSNSSQTGYAAMRMVKTLGYQALKTGVRANVPLGIFSGLGEQGRATSLLTPRYGLMVRYTNYFFTDLPLAPTPPMDAGLITFCKTCVRCGERCPSESISQDNDTTWDTASTGNRPGFKGFFMNWQSCIDFGSPGACGNCQATCPFNHASDGVIHPIVRAAAATTPVFNSFFATMDRAFDYAKAKSDKELTDWWSRDLDKWQADTTLGSGKNIW; encoded by the coding sequence GTGAGTAAATACCACGCAACCCTATCCCGCCGCGACTTCATGAAGGCTGTCGGTCTGGCCGGTGCTGGCGTCGGCGCCGCAGCCGCCATGGCTCCAGGTTTCAAAGATCTTGATGACTTGGCGGCTACGTCAACCAACCAGTCGCATCCCTGGTGGGTGAAGGATCGAGAATTCAATGATCCAACAAATGAGATCGACTGGAACACGTTCAAACCTTACGACAATAAAATAAATGCCATGCCCACGATCAATCAGGCAGCGAAAGACGCCAATACTATCCGTGACAACAACATTCAAAAGGCGGCCTTCGCATCCAAGGCTCCGGGCGATTCGCTCCGGGATTACGCTTTCGGCCAAGGCTCAAGTTTCATCGGCCCGGACGCACCCTGGGACGGCCCGTCAGCTAGCCTGCCAGCCAATGCCGAGGGTAAAAGATGGGAGGACACCCCTGAAAACAACCTTCAGATGATGCGTGCCGCCCTGCACACTTACGGCGCAGTATTGACCGGCGCCCTTGAAGTCAATGACAAGACTAAAAAAATCTTCGACGCATCGGGTTTTGTCTTCGATTCGAGCGATAAGGGGTATCAGGATGAGAAGAAGGTCTACCACATTCCTGAAAAGTGTAAATACATGCTGACTTTCGCCGTTAAGCAGAACTACATTCAAAGCCTGTATCAGCTGCGGTTGGATGACAGTATGCCCGGCGGGTATGGCACAAAATTGGCACTGGGCAATCAAGCAATCGGTCACGCCTATTCCAACTCCTCCCAAACCGGCTATGCCGCAATGCGTATGGTTAAAACATTAGGCTACCAAGCCCTCAAGACCGGTGTCCGCGCTAATGTGCCTCTGGGCATTTTCTCGGGGCTGGGAGAACAGGGTAGAGCCACCTCCTTGTTAACACCCCGATATGGCCTTATGGTGCGTTATACCAACTACTTCTTCACTGATCTGCCGTTGGCTCCCACCCCACCGATGGATGCGGGACTGATAACCTTCTGTAAAACTTGCGTCCGCTGCGGCGAGCGCTGTCCTTCGGAATCTATCTCCCAGGATAATGACACGACATGGGATACAGCCAGTACCGGCAACCGCCCCGGTTTCAAAGGCTTTTTCATGAACTGGCAATCCTGCATCGACTTCGGTTCGCCCGGCGCCTGCGGCAACTGTCAGGCAACCTGCCCATTCAATCATGCTTCAGACGGCGTGATCCACCCAATTGTCCGCGCCGCCGCGGCGACCACACCTGTCTTCAATAGCTTCTTTGCCACCATGGACCGGGCATTTGACTACGCTAAAGCCAAGAGTGATAAGGAGTTGACCGACTGGTGGTCGCGGGATCTGGACAAATGGCAGGCTGATACTACCCTGGGTTCGGGCAAGAATATCTGGTAA
- a CDS encoding MarR family winged helix-turn-helix transcriptional regulator → MTSGASEAFISDADLIFILFRARQSIYRLSEKEVAKHGVTLEQATVMRLLKAKNDISIDEICRIMIREHHTISSLIRRMSRKNLVTIKKGERGRIELALSDKGAEILERIEASRYREGFISMLNAKEKQQLAGYLKRITDTALQKAGKAEVRG, encoded by the coding sequence ATGACTTCAGGGGCAAGTGAAGCGTTTATTTCTGATGCTGATCTGATATTCATCCTGTTCCGGGCGAGGCAAAGCATCTACCGCCTGAGCGAAAAGGAAGTCGCAAAACATGGTGTCACCCTGGAACAGGCTACGGTGATGAGGCTGTTAAAAGCAAAAAACGATATCTCGATCGATGAAATCTGCCGCATAATGATTCGGGAACACCATACAATCTCCAGTCTGATCAGGCGGATGTCCAGGAAAAACCTGGTAACGATTAAAAAAGGCGAACGAGGAAGAATCGAGCTTGCTTTAAGCGACAAAGGCGCCGAGATATTAGAGCGAATCGAAGCTTCAAGGTACCGTGAGGGATTTATATCAATGCTGAATGCAAAAGAAAAGCAGCAGCTTGCGGGTTACCTAAAAAGAATAACCGATACCGCACTTCAAAAGGCCGGTAAGGCTGAGGTTCGGGGTTAA
- a CDS encoding proline--tRNA ligase: MRVSQLFGKTQREIPGEAETISHQLLLRAGMINQLTAGVYSMMPLAWRTARKIMDIIREEMDAAGCQEITMPVLQPVDLWEKSGRGAAFGANLFKLQDRKERTLALGPTHEEVVTSLAAQYIQSYRDLPQRLYQIQTKLRDEPRPRGGLIRVREFIMKDMYSFDADEAGLEVSYQKMVQAYKNIYKRCGLRAIAIEADSGAIGGKASHEFMVLAESGEDEVIFCSGCGYAANVEKAKFDKGAAAAQLPLPIEEVATPGKESIEDVAAFLSLAPSQMLKCVFYVADKEFIIAVIRGDLEINEVKLKNLLKATDLRLATAEEVTGQGIIAGSASPVGHRAMVITDDSIVSSVNYVGGANVAGRHMKNIVLGRDFNPYKTSDIASASVGAKCSRCGGTLESTRGIEVGHVFKLGTFLAETFGATYADAEGNQRPCIMGCYGIGVGRLLAAAIEQNHDDKGIIWPMPIAPYQVQLCALSLDNERVRAAAEKLYEDLRAAGVEVLYDDRIDSPGVKFNDADLLGMPIRITISPRSLDKGGMELKKRNEKAFVIVTVENAVAEVKAVIEREMPSAG, from the coding sequence ATGAGAGTATCCCAGCTTTTCGGTAAAACGCAGCGCGAGATCCCCGGCGAGGCGGAGACGATATCTCACCAACTACTGCTGCGGGCGGGCATGATCAACCAGCTTACCGCCGGCGTTTATTCGATGATGCCGCTAGCATGGCGCACTGCGCGCAAAATTATGGACATCATCCGCGAGGAGATGGACGCCGCCGGCTGCCAGGAGATCACCATGCCGGTGCTGCAGCCCGTTGATCTGTGGGAGAAATCCGGCCGCGGCGCAGCCTTTGGGGCCAACCTGTTCAAGCTGCAGGACCGCAAGGAGCGGACCCTCGCCCTCGGCCCGACTCACGAAGAGGTAGTCACCTCATTGGCCGCGCAGTACATCCAATCGTATCGGGATTTGCCGCAGCGGCTGTACCAGATACAGACCAAACTCCGCGACGAGCCTCGGCCCCGCGGCGGGCTGATCCGCGTCCGCGAGTTCATAATGAAGGACATGTATTCCTTCGACGCCGATGAGGCCGGATTGGAAGTCTCTTACCAGAAGATGGTGCAGGCCTACAAGAACATCTATAAAAGATGCGGGTTGCGGGCTATAGCCATCGAGGCGGACTCCGGGGCTATCGGCGGCAAGGCGAGCCACGAATTCATGGTGCTGGCCGAGTCTGGCGAAGACGAGGTCATCTTCTGCTCCGGCTGCGGCTACGCCGCCAACGTCGAGAAGGCCAAATTCGACAAAGGCGCCGCCGCCGCCCAATTGCCGCTGCCGATCGAGGAAGTTGCCACTCCAGGCAAGGAGTCCATCGAAGACGTGGCCGCTTTCCTCAGCCTGGCGCCGAGCCAGATGCTCAAGTGCGTCTTTTACGTGGCGGATAAGGAATTTATCATCGCCGTCATCCGCGGCGACCTGGAGATTAACGAGGTCAAGCTCAAGAATCTGCTCAAAGCTACCGACCTGCGGCTGGCCACCGCCGAGGAAGTGACTGGGCAGGGCATCATCGCCGGTTCCGCTTCTCCGGTGGGGCATAGAGCCATGGTCATCACCGATGATTCTATCGTCTCATCGGTTAACTACGTCGGCGGCGCCAACGTCGCCGGCCGCCACATGAAAAACATCGTCCTGGGGCGCGACTTTAATCCCTACAAGACCTCCGATATCGCCTCGGCCAGCGTCGGAGCGAAGTGCTCCCGCTGCGGTGGAACCCTTGAATCCACCCGAGGCATCGAGGTCGGCCATGTCTTCAAGCTGGGCACCTTCCTGGCTGAAACTTTCGGCGCCACCTACGCCGATGCCGAGGGTAACCAGCGGCCGTGCATTATGGGCTGCTACGGCATCGGCGTGGGCAGGCTGCTGGCGGCGGCCATCGAGCAGAACCACGACGACAAAGGCATTATCTGGCCGATGCCCATCGCCCCGTACCAGGTGCAGCTATGCGCCCTGTCGCTGGATAACGAAAGGGTTAGGGCGGCAGCCGAGAAATTGTATGAAGATCTGAGAGCGGCGGGCGTTGAGGTCTTGTACGATGACCGGATCGATTCGCCCGGCGTCAAGTTCAATGATGCCGATTTACTGGGGATGCCCATTCGCATTACCATCAGCCCGCGTTCCCTGGACAAGGGCGGGATGGAACTTAAAAAACGCAATGAGAAAGCGTTCGTCATCGTCACTGTCGAAAATGCCGTGGCAGAAGTGAAAGCGGTCATTGAGAGGGAGATGCCGTCCGCGGGCTGA
- a CDS encoding aspartate/glutamate racemase family protein: MKTIGLVGGISWNSTATYYRLINEGVAKALGGLHSAKVLLYSFDFEEIEKRQSAGEWHELGALLGERGRALRDAGADFLVICANTMHKVVDQVEAISRLPVLHIADATGEAITKAGLKKIGLLGTRFTMSEEFYRRRLEEKFDIEVVVPREDEQRMVNSIIYEELCRGCVLPTSNPACRLIIENLVKRSAEGIVLGCTELPLLIKQSDSKVPIFDTVKIHAEAAVRRAVAE, translated from the coding sequence ATGAAAACTATCGGACTGGTTGGCGGCATAAGCTGGAATTCCACGGCGACGTACTATCGTTTGATCAACGAGGGAGTGGCCAAGGCGCTTGGCGGGCTGCATTCCGCCAAGGTGCTCTTGTATTCATTCGACTTCGAGGAGATCGAGAAGCGGCAGAGCGCCGGGGAGTGGCACGAACTGGGGGCGTTGCTGGGGGAGCGGGGCAGGGCGCTTCGAGACGCCGGTGCAGATTTTCTGGTCATTTGCGCCAATACGATGCACAAGGTCGTCGACCAGGTTGAGGCAATTTCCCGGTTGCCGGTCCTGCACATCGCCGATGCCACGGGTGAGGCCATCACCAAAGCCGGACTGAAAAAGATCGGATTGCTGGGAACCCGCTTCACCATGAGTGAGGAGTTCTACCGCAGGCGGCTGGAGGAAAAATTCGACATCGAGGTGGTGGTGCCGCGAGAAGACGAGCAGCGGATGGTTAACTCCATCATTTACGAAGAGTTGTGCCGCGGTTGCGTCCTGCCCACCTCGAACCCGGCTTGTCGGTTAATAATCGAGAATCTAGTAAAAAGAAGCGCCGAGGGTATCGTTCTGGGCTGCACCGAATTACCGCTCTTGATCAAGCAGAGCGATTCGAAGGTGCCGATCTTTGACACGGTAAAGATACATGCGGAGGCAGCCGTGCGGCGAGCAGTAGCGGAGTAA
- the mutM gene encoding DNA-formamidopyrimidine glycosylase, whose product MPELPEVETVTNEIRPYVLGRCIEDVKVTWPGTVKGNSAEEFISGLKGQTVVDVRRRGKFIVWELSNGKRLLTHLKMTGALIAQEAGIEPPPYNRVEITLEDGMKIYFRDPRKFGRMRVVEGDAALDELGPEPLEPEFTAEVLESILKKRKGLIKPTLLDQTLIAGIGNMYADEALYEAKIHPLRAADSLSPAEYRTLHTAIQHILATAIKAKGASIANYVRPGGELGHAHFAFKVAHRRGENCSRCGEALERIVVRGRGTYFCPKCQVLNVDSEAENTKSETNLKSQDSKR is encoded by the coding sequence ATGCCTGAATTACCTGAAGTTGAAACTGTCACCAACGAGATTCGGCCTTACGTCCTGGGGCGCTGCATTGAGGACGTGAAGGTAACCTGGCCGGGGACGGTCAAGGGCAACAGCGCCGAAGAGTTCATATCCGGTCTCAAAGGGCAAACGGTTGTCGATGTTCGCCGCCGGGGGAAGTTCATCGTCTGGGAACTGTCGAACGGAAAAAGGCTGCTGACCCACCTCAAGATGACCGGCGCCTTGATCGCCCAAGAGGCAGGCATCGAGCCGCCGCCATACAACCGGGTGGAGATCACTCTTGAGGATGGAATGAAAATCTACTTCCGCGACCCGCGAAAGTTCGGCCGGATGCGAGTGGTCGAAGGTGACGCGGCGCTCGACGAACTCGGCCCGGAACCGCTAGAGCCGGAGTTCACCGCCGAGGTCCTCGAATCGATTTTGAAGAAACGCAAAGGGCTCATCAAGCCAACGCTGTTAGACCAAACACTCATCGCCGGCATAGGCAACATGTACGCCGACGAGGCGCTGTACGAGGCCAAAATCCACCCGCTGCGGGCGGCGGACAGCCTGTCACCGGCTGAGTACCGCACGCTGCACACGGCGATCCAGCACATCCTCGCCACCGCCATCAAAGCCAAGGGCGCCAGCATCGCCAACTACGTCCGGCCGGGCGGGGAGCTGGGTCACGCCCATTTTGCCTTTAAGGTTGCCCACCGCCGCGGTGAAAACTGTTCCCGGTGCGGCGAGGCACTGGAGAGGATTGTGGTGCGAGGAAGAGGTACATATTTTTGTCCAAAATGCCAGGTCTTGAACGTTGACTCTGAAGCCGAAAACACCAAATCCGAAACAAATTTAAAGTCCCAAGATTCAAAGCGATGA